A single window of Flavobacterium sp. 140616W15 DNA harbors:
- a CDS encoding TIGR02594 family protein, which yields MIQNALALYDTIESPGTKNNPVIIDWAKQVGGSVANVYKADEIAWCGLFIAVVAQKSAKEIVKDPLWALNWGTFGKHVETPMLGDVLVFTRKTADGKKAGHVGLYVGEDDTCYHVLGGNQINKVCIIRKEKARLYTSRRPSYKVQPKNVRRIFLTNSGEISNVEQ from the coding sequence ATGATCCAAAACGCACTTGCTCTCTATGATACAATAGAATCTCCTGGCACAAAAAACAACCCTGTAATTATCGATTGGGCAAAACAGGTTGGAGGAAGCGTTGCAAACGTTTATAAAGCAGATGAGATTGCTTGGTGCGGATTATTTATTGCAGTTGTAGCCCAAAAAAGCGCTAAAGAAATTGTAAAAGACCCATTATGGGCTCTAAACTGGGGAACTTTTGGTAAACATGTCGAGACTCCTATGTTGGGAGATGTTCTTGTTTTTACTAGAAAAACAGCTGACGGAAAAAAAGCTGGTCATGTAGGCTTATATGTTGGCGAAGACGACACTTGCTATCACGTTCTTGGCGGAAACCAAATTAATAAAGTATGCATTATACGAAAAGAAAAAGCACGACTGTATACATCCCGAAGACCTAGTTATAAAGTTCAGCCTAAAAATGTAAGACGAATATTTTTGACTAATTCAGGAGAAATTTCCAATGTAGAGCAGTAA
- a CDS encoding EamA family transporter: MIKSNVLKGVFLVAFGATSYGMLATFVKMAYDEGFTTAEVTTSQFILGIIGILIINAFQKAKHKNTVVKASPKNIAQLMIAGTSLGMTSLFYYLAVKYIPVSIGIVLLMQTVWMGVLLEMILEKKLPSKQKVIAVIIVLGGTVLATNITQNEIQLDWRGLMWGCLAAASFTTTMFTANRVATEISSAQRSLYMLLGGAVIVFSFGIATQVTPFNFEIFTKWGIILALFGTIIPPMLMNAGFPLTGIGLGSIVSALELPVSVMMAYVLLNEEVIFLQWIGIILIILAIIIMNLNFQKQK, encoded by the coding sequence ATGATAAAAAGTAACGTATTAAAAGGAGTATTTCTAGTAGCATTTGGCGCAACAAGTTATGGCATGTTAGCTACTTTTGTAAAAATGGCATACGATGAAGGATTCACTACAGCAGAAGTAACTACTTCTCAATTTATATTAGGAATCATTGGAATCCTAATCATCAACGCTTTTCAAAAAGCAAAACATAAAAATACAGTTGTTAAGGCATCTCCAAAAAACATTGCACAGTTAATGATAGCTGGAACTTCATTAGGTATGACTAGTTTATTTTATTACCTAGCTGTAAAATACATTCCTGTTTCTATCGGAATTGTTTTATTGATGCAAACGGTATGGATGGGAGTTTTACTAGAAATGATTTTAGAGAAAAAACTTCCTTCTAAACAAAAAGTAATCGCTGTAATTATTGTTTTAGGAGGTACAGTCTTGGCTACTAATATTACTCAAAACGAGATTCAGTTAGATTGGCGTGGTCTTATGTGGGGTTGTTTGGCCGCTGCATCATTTACCACAACCATGTTTACTGCAAACCGAGTTGCTACCGAAATTTCGTCAGCACAACGTAGTTTATATATGCTTTTAGGAGGAGCAGTTATTGTCTTTTCATTTGGAATAGCGACACAAGTAACTCCTTTTAACTTCGAAATTTTCACAAAATGGGGTATCATTCTTGCACTTTTTGGTACAATTATACCTCCTATGCTTATGAACGCAGGTTTCCCTCTTACAGGAATTGGACTAGGAAGTATCGTTTCAGCATTAGAACTTCCTGTATCTGTAATGATGGCCTACGTACTATTAAATGAAGAAGTAATATTTCTTCAATGGATTGGTATAATTTTAATCATACTTGCGATTATTATTATGAATCTAAATTTTCAGAAGCAGAAATAA
- a CDS encoding MauE/DoxX family redox-associated membrane protein, whose translation MNLPWHIYLMASLYIIAGINHFRSPRMYLKIIPSYFSNPKLLNILSGVAEIILGSLLLVSATSHFAAWGIIALLVAVFPTHIYMYQNEKASFGLPRWILLLRIPFQLVLIYWAYQYTF comes from the coding sequence ATGAATTTACCTTGGCATATCTATTTAATGGCTTCGCTTTATATTATTGCTGGGATAAATCATTTTAGAAGTCCCAGAATGTATCTAAAGATCATTCCATCTTATTTTTCAAATCCAAAATTATTAAATATTTTAAGCGGTGTCGCTGAGATTATATTAGGATCACTCCTATTAGTCTCAGCGACATCCCATTTTGCGGCATGGGGGATTATTGCGTTATTAGTCGCAGTTTTCCCAACACATATATACATGTATCAAAATGAAAAAGCAAGTTTTGGATTACCTAGATGGATTCTACTATTGCGCATACCTTTTCAGTTAGTTTTGATTTATTGGGCTTATCAATATACTTTTTAA
- the aqpZ gene encoding aquaporin Z yields the protein MKKLFAEFFGTFWLVFGGCGSAIFAAGIPDLGIGFAGVALAFGLTVLTMAYAVGHISGGHFNPAVSFGLWASGRFPAKDLAPYIIAQCIGAIAAAGTLFSIASGKAGFMIDNTKAGAFASNGFGAFSPDGYSLQSAFIAEFVLTLFFLLIILGATDKFANGKFAGVAIGLGLTLIHLISIPITNTSVNPARSLSQAVFVGGEPLSQVWLFWVAPILGAIVAGIIYKTLLQNHDAA from the coding sequence ATGAAAAAACTTTTTGCAGAATTTTTCGGAACATTCTGGCTTGTATTTGGAGGTTGCGGAAGTGCAATTTTCGCGGCAGGAATTCCAGATCTAGGAATTGGATTTGCTGGAGTAGCTCTAGCTTTTGGATTAACAGTTTTAACAATGGCTTATGCTGTAGGACATATATCTGGTGGCCATTTTAATCCAGCTGTATCATTTGGACTTTGGGCTAGCGGAAGATTCCCCGCAAAAGACTTAGCACCATACATTATTGCACAATGTATTGGGGCAATTGCGGCAGCAGGAACTTTATTTTCAATTGCATCTGGCAAAGCAGGTTTCATGATAGACAATACCAAAGCTGGTGCCTTTGCATCAAATGGTTTTGGAGCTTTTTCACCAGACGGATACTCCTTACAATCGGCATTTATAGCAGAGTTTGTACTTACTTTATTTTTCTTATTAATCATTCTTGGCGCTACAGATAAATTTGCAAATGGAAAATTTGCAGGAGTGGCAATTGGTCTAGGATTAACATTAATTCACCTAATAAGCATCCCGATCACAAATACATCTGTAAATCCAGCGAGATCTTTATCGCAAGCAGTTTTCGTTGGAGGTGAACCATTATCTCAAGTTTGGTTATTTTGGGTTGCCCCAATTTTAGGAGCAATTGTAGCAGGAATTATATATAAAACATTGTTACAAAATCATGACGCAGCTTAA
- a CDS encoding GlsB/YeaQ/YmgE family stress response membrane protein has translation MEFLYFLLIGAISGWLAGQIWKGSGFGILGNIVVGIVGGLIGGWIAGKLGIGGGGLLWQIIIAVGGAWVLLFIISLIKRT, from the coding sequence ATGGAATTTTTATATTTCTTACTTATTGGAGCAATTTCTGGTTGGCTAGCTGGCCAAATATGGAAAGGCTCAGGTTTTGGAATCCTTGGCAATATTGTTGTTGGAATAGTTGGTGGACTTATTGGTGGATGGATTGCTGGCAAACTAGGTATCGGTGGTGGCGGTTTACTATGGCAAATTATAATTGCTGTTGGTGGAGCTTGGGTTTTATTATTCATTATTAGTTTAATAAAAAGAACATAA
- a CDS encoding sterol desaturase family protein — translation MDEIISYFSTIPSSHRSLILVSRITFFWLIENTFPLFKFNYKKWNHAGINFFLTFTTIIINFVLAFILLKTADWAIKNNFGILQWLPEIPLWLYTIIGLLLLDLIGAYLAHLTQHKIKFLWRFHLIHHTDTWIDTTSGNRHHPGESIIRFIFTTFGVLIVGSPMWMVFLYQTLSVISTQFTHANISLPDKVDSFLSYFIVSPNMHKIHHHYVLPYTDSNYGNIFSVWDRLFGTFMTLPKEKIIYGVDTHMNPEEHNNLKNLLQIPFQKQRSQKNG, via the coding sequence ATGGATGAAATTATTTCTTACTTCAGTACTATTCCATCTTCACACAGAAGTTTAATTCTCGTAAGCAGAATAACTTTTTTTTGGCTCATAGAAAACACTTTTCCTCTCTTTAAGTTCAACTATAAAAAATGGAATCATGCTGGAATCAATTTTTTCTTGACATTTACTACAATCATTATCAACTTTGTTTTAGCATTTATCTTATTAAAAACTGCTGATTGGGCAATTAAAAACAATTTCGGCATTTTACAATGGTTACCCGAAATACCATTATGGCTATATACCATTATAGGATTACTATTATTAGATTTAATAGGAGCGTATTTGGCTCACCTCACCCAACATAAAATTAAATTTTTATGGCGCTTTCATCTTATTCATCATACTGACACCTGGATTGACACCACAAGTGGCAATCGACATCATCCTGGAGAAAGTATAATTCGGTTTATTTTTACAACTTTTGGTGTTTTAATTGTGGGGAGCCCCATGTGGATGGTTTTTCTATATCAAACATTATCTGTTATATCTACTCAATTTACCCATGCGAATATCTCTCTACCCGATAAAGTCGATTCTTTTTTGAGTTACTTTATTGTTTCTCCAAATATGCACAAAATACATCATCATTATGTATTACCCTATACAGATAGCAATTACGGAAATATTTTTTCTGTTTGGGACCGTCTTTTCGGAACATTTATGACACTACCAAAAGAAAAAATCATCTATGGAGTTGACACTCATATGAACCCTGAAGAACACAATAACTTGAAGAATTTATTACAAATTCCGTTTCAGAAACAACGTTCGCAAAAAAACGGTTAA
- a CDS encoding DUF2805 domain-containing protein: protein MKKSNRKELNWEQTEKLVTLALEEKNPFEIIKKEFGLAEKEVLEIMKKKMPAEKFEMWKKKAIANKPKPKPVKIDDFDEDLDGKYYIKNKLD, encoded by the coding sequence ATGAAAAAGAGTAACCGTAAAGAATTGAACTGGGAACAAACAGAAAAACTTGTTACATTAGCCCTAGAAGAAAAGAATCCTTTTGAAATTATCAAAAAAGAATTTGGATTGGCTGAAAAAGAGGTTTTAGAAATTATGAAAAAGAAAATGCCCGCAGAGAAATTTGAAATGTGGAAAAAGAAAGCTATTGCTAACAAACCTAAGCCAAAACCAGTCAAAATAGATGATTTTGATGAAGATTTGGATGGTAAATATTACATAAAGAACAAATTAGACTAA
- a CDS encoding peptidase M61: MKRIIATLALVAVFIGCKTASSTNNTVAKQEIGVSINLTDVKEDKVLVTITTPKINTDEVTYSIPKTVPGTYSEDNYGRFIEDLKAFDSKGTLLPVKKTDDNTWSISNAKTLKTITYLVNDTFDTEKGTGFGNDDIFSPAGTNIDSGVNFMINTHGFVGYFQDKLDIPYKVTVTHPASLWGATSMTDEDASNTSDVFTTSHYAVLVENPIMYSKPDYTSFDVNGMEIQIAVYSPTGKYTAESITPEMKTIMTAQKNFLGKINSTKKYTVLLYLSTMKPDDAHGFGALEHPTATTVVLPEMMPKDELIKSMKDVVSHEFFHIVTPLTIHSKEIQYFDYNAPKMSEHLWMYEGVTEYFANLFQINQGLIDEPEFYSRIAEKVEHAKKMNDTMSFTKMSANVLKQPYKDQYLNVYEKGALIGMCIDIIIREKSNGQRGILDLMHKLSDEYGITKPFNDNELFAKITQLTYPEVGSFLDTYVAGTTPIPYDFYLSKVGVTKATEKVPGTIFLKGQVPYITINPETKEIMVIPEIELNPFFKALDLRGGDYILSINEKPYSLINIYDMITESQSWKENTPITIKIKRNGKEQTLKGVVKLPYEEKNTFKASDNSKQTLRNAWLKG, encoded by the coding sequence ATGAAAAGAATAATAGCCACATTAGCATTAGTAGCTGTATTTATAGGCTGTAAAACAGCTAGCTCAACGAATAATACAGTTGCAAAACAAGAAATAGGGGTCAGTATAAATCTTACTGATGTAAAAGAAGACAAAGTCCTAGTTACGATTACAACCCCTAAAATCAATACTGATGAAGTAACTTACAGCATCCCTAAAACTGTTCCCGGAACATATTCTGAGGATAATTACGGTAGATTCATTGAGGACCTGAAAGCGTTTGATTCAAAAGGAACACTCCTTCCTGTAAAAAAAACAGATGACAACACTTGGTCAATATCTAATGCAAAAACATTAAAAACGATTACTTATTTAGTCAACGACACTTTCGATACTGAAAAAGGTACAGGATTTGGCAATGACGATATCTTCTCTCCAGCAGGTACAAATATCGATTCTGGGGTTAATTTCATGATAAACACGCATGGTTTTGTAGGCTATTTTCAAGACAAATTAGACATTCCTTACAAAGTAACCGTTACACATCCAGCATCACTTTGGGGAGCAACCTCAATGACTGATGAAGATGCTAGCAATACTAGCGACGTATTTACAACCTCTCATTATGCTGTTTTGGTAGAAAACCCAATCATGTACTCTAAACCCGATTACACCTCATTTGATGTAAACGGAATGGAAATACAAATAGCTGTATATTCACCAACAGGAAAGTATACCGCAGAAAGTATCACTCCTGAAATGAAAACAATAATGACTGCTCAGAAAAACTTTTTAGGAAAAATAAACTCAACTAAAAAATATACTGTTTTATTATATTTATCAACCATGAAACCTGATGATGCGCATGGGTTTGGAGCTTTAGAGCATCCTACTGCAACAACTGTTGTTTTACCTGAAATGATGCCTAAAGATGAATTAATAAAATCAATGAAAGATGTGGTTTCTCATGAATTCTTCCATATTGTAACTCCATTAACCATTCACTCAAAAGAAATTCAATATTTCGACTATAATGCACCCAAAATGTCTGAGCATTTATGGATGTACGAAGGCGTTACCGAATATTTTGCAAATCTTTTCCAGATCAATCAAGGCCTAATTGACGAACCTGAATTTTATTCCCGTATTGCTGAGAAAGTAGAACATGCAAAAAAAATGAACGACACTATGTCCTTTACAAAAATGAGTGCCAATGTCTTAAAGCAACCCTACAAAGACCAATACTTAAATGTATATGAAAAAGGAGCACTTATTGGAATGTGTATCGATATTATTATTAGAGAAAAAAGTAATGGTCAAAGAGGAATTCTAGACTTAATGCATAAGTTATCGGATGAATATGGCATCACTAAGCCATTTAACGACAATGAACTCTTTGCTAAAATCACACAATTAACTTATCCTGAAGTTGGATCATTTTTAGACACTTACGTAGCAGGAACAACTCCAATCCCATACGATTTTTACTTAAGTAAAGTTGGAGTAACTAAAGCCACAGAGAAAGTTCCTGGAACAATTTTCTTAAAAGGCCAAGTTCCATACATCACTATAAACCCTGAGACTAAAGAAATTATGGTTATTCCAGAAATCGAATTAAACCCTTTTTTCAAAGCACTTGATCTAAGAGGAGGTGACTATATTTTATCTATAAACGAAAAGCCTTATTCATTGATAAACATATACGACATGATAACCGAAAGCCAATCATGGAAAGAAAACACCCCTATAACCATTAAGATAAAACGCAATGGTAAGGAACAAACTTTAAAAGGAGTAGTTAAACTTCCTTACGAAGAAAAAAATACTTTTAAAGCATCAGACAACTCCAAGCAAACTCTTAGAAACGCTTGGTTAAAAGGATAA
- a CDS encoding DUF4369 domain-containing protein, which translates to MKKTIIAFVTLVLLASCSKNESKTNLHITGNIKGLKNGTLYIQRIVDTSLVAIDSIKIDGNSTFETNIELKSPEMLYLFLDRGVSNSLDNNILFFAEPGNINIDTNLDTYISGAKITGSKNQELYEDYRKISSRFNDSNLDLVALRFKAMKSNNQKTLDSINERQESNIKRKYLYATNFAINNKDYEIAPYIALSDIYDINIKFLDTIQKSMTPKVAQSLYGKKLTEYVAKIKKEQ; encoded by the coding sequence ATGAAAAAAACTATTATTGCATTCGTTACCCTTGTTCTTTTAGCTTCTTGTAGCAAAAACGAATCAAAAACCAATTTGCATATTACAGGAAATATTAAAGGATTAAAAAATGGTACCTTATATATACAACGAATTGTTGACACCTCATTAGTCGCTATTGATAGTATTAAAATCGATGGTAATTCAACTTTCGAAACTAACATTGAATTAAAGTCTCCAGAAATGCTTTATTTATTTCTAGATCGCGGAGTAAGTAACTCACTAGACAACAATATATTATTCTTTGCTGAACCAGGTAATATAAACATCGATACAAATCTAGACACATACATTTCAGGCGCTAAAATTACTGGATCAAAAAATCAAGAATTATATGAGGATTACCGAAAAATAAGCTCACGCTTTAATGATTCTAATCTTGATCTTGTAGCGTTAAGGTTTAAAGCAATGAAAAGCAATAACCAGAAAACATTAGATAGCATCAACGAAAGACAAGAGTCAAATATCAAACGAAAATACTTATATGCTACAAACTTTGCTATCAACAACAAAGATTACGAAATAGCACCATATATTGCTTTATCTGACATATATGACATTAATATTAAATTCTTGGATACAATCCAAAAATCGATGACTCCTAAAGTAGCTCAATCTCTTTATGGAAAAAAACTTACCGAGTATGTTGCCAAAATAAAGAAAGAACAATAA